TTATCAAATAACCTACAAACGTTTATATAGTATTACATGGGCAAAAATGTACAtataaataactaaatgattAACCAGACAATGTTCATGTGCAAAATCCGTATTcaaatattctcaaaaaaaaaaatccttattcGAATATTGACCATTTAATGCAACTGCTTCTCAGAGATCCCAGCTTAGAAGCCTCTTTCTCTTCCCCCAAAGTCCTTCACCCCAAAATGGAAAGAAGGGTCTCTCCAATGGCTACTCTTCTTTTCATTGCAGCTCTAATGGCTGCTTCTTACTTTATTATATCTGAAGCAGCTGATTCTAAAGGATCATTTCAAGACAATTTCGATATAATGTGGTCTCAGGAGCATTTTTCAACCTCCCCAGATGGGCAGATCTGGTATCTCTCATTAGACAAAGAAACAGGTAACACCCATATATACACAAGATTAGCTATACTTAATTCTATTTTTGCTTGCTTTAGTTTAAAGATAGTCTTTGTGATAAGAAACTTATAGTAtagtttatgttttcttttattgtatTGTTGAATAGGCTGTggatttcaaacaaaacaaagatacaGATTTGGGTGGTTTAGCATGAAGCTCAAGTTGGTCGGAGGTGACTCTGCCGGTGTAGTAACAGCTTACTATGTAAGTCTTTGACATTGATTCTTATTGCTTCATATTTATAGCATTTGTATTGTAATTAGAGAGTGGCTAATTAAAATGATTGGCAAAAATTTATGTTGTAGATGTGCTCTGAAAATGGGGCAGGGCCAACGAGAGATGAGTTGGATATTGAGTTCTTGGGGAATAGGACTGGGCAGCCTTATCTTATTCAGACTAATGTGTACAAGAATGGGACTGGTGGCCGTGAGATGAGGCATATGCTTTGGTTTGACCCCACTGAGGATTTCCATTCCTATTCTGTCCTCTGGAACAACCACCAGATTGTGTAAGTTTCTCTTGCAATTGAAATTCACTCTTTTTTCTATGAGCTACTTGTTGAGATTCTCCTCCCCACTTAGTACATGTGGTTATTCATCAAAAACTTCGATGCAGTCACCATAAATATTGGAGACAAAAGATGTCTTAGTTACTCTGTTGCTTTTGACTGAATGAGTAATGCATAGACCcaaacatttttcacaattgttaacatgtCCGGTTATGATTGAAGCAACTTTTCAGCAGTCACAAGTAAACAGTGggaaaattttgtgattggtggtGTACATATGTTTATCAAAATTCAACCATATAAACGTATTGGTCAAAACTTACgcagttgaatttaattat
The sequence above is drawn from the Castanea sativa cultivar Marrone di Chiusa Pesio chromosome 5, ASM4071231v1 genome and encodes:
- the LOC142637440 gene encoding putative xyloglucan endotransglucosylase/hydrolase protein 8, which produces MQLLLRDPSLEASFSSPKVLHPKMERRVSPMATLLFIAALMAASYFIISEAADSKGSFQDNFDIMWSQEHFSTSPDGQIWYLSLDKETGCGFQTKQRYRFGWFSMKLKLVGGDSAGVVTAYYMCSENGAGPTRDELDIEFLGNRTGQPYLIQTNVYKNGTGGREMRHMLWFDPTEDFHSYSVLWNNHQIVFFVDSTPVRVFKNNGEANNFFPNEKPMYLFSSIWNADEWATRGGLEKTDWKKAPFVSSYKDFSVDGCQWEDPYPACVSTTTQNWWDQYSAWHLSDSQKMDYAWVQRNLVIYDYCKDYERYPTLPVECSLSPWD